From a region of the Solanum stenotomum isolate F172 chromosome 2, ASM1918654v1, whole genome shotgun sequence genome:
- the LOC125855365 gene encoding uncharacterized protein LOC125855365 has protein sequence MMQTLNPYPSTSKTAEIMARYRPIAPKPEAPTSPVSEDNPTGLPPNIQKSPFLRNVWPQLQARPTRTRKRGRTALGPPSMKRARANYFPAGQFPTYHQVMAASPSYRPNVVPQFTLIPNLLPLKCGLGTSVTTPSNSITLPPMACTTTTLPMLVEKNSGEEIRGIDLNLAADGPEELDFMPQLQGPKTPGPDVITPQPVRPVGSSISIGCINEEEAPEGGGTNKKFMKKPEEVEEEVEAEALPAVISDSNNKVRLTNAAYKEMVGQPECCWLDYMVGNACKRIGGEVILEFLDSSCSVPMSSDGFNCWVKIEWGAAQGKKNSVKAFCNAVKLACQSKDYVFEWRFHTTDDDAPESAASNI, from the coding sequence atgatgcaGACTTTGAATCCTTACCCTTCAACCTCAAAAACAGCTGAGATCATGGCTAGATACAGGCCAATAGCACCAAAGCCTGAGGCTCCAACTAGTCCTGTTTCTGAGGATAATCCTACTGGATTGCCCCCAAATATTCAAAAGTCTCCTTTCTTGAGGAATGTATGGCCTCAATTGCAAGCAAGGCCAACAAGGACAAGGAAGAGAGGAAGGACTGCCCTTGGTCCACCTTCTATGAAAAGAGCCAGAGCTAATTACTTTCCTGCTGGCCAATTTCCTACTTATCATCAGGTGATGGCTGCTTCTCCTTCTTATAGACCAAATGTGGTTCCCCAGTTCACTTTAATCCCAAATCTTCTCCCTCTTAAATGTGGTTTGGGTACCTCTGTTACAACTCCATCAAATTCCATAACACTCCCTCCTATGGCTTGTACTACCACTACTCTTCCTATGCTAGTAGAGAAAAACTCTGGAGAGGAAATTAGAGGAATCGATTTGAATTTGGCAGCTGATGGCCCTGAAGAATTAGATTTCATGCCCCAATTGCAAGGTCCTAAGACCCCTGGCCCGGATGTTATAACCCCGCAGCCAGTTCGCCCAGTTGGGTCAAGTATTTCCATTGGGTGTATCAATGAGGAGGAGGCTCCAGAGGGTGGTggaacaaacaaaaaatttatgaaGAAACCAGAGGAGGTGGAGGAAGAAGTTGAAGCAGAGGCTTTGCCAGCTGTAATATCGGACTCGAATAACAAAGTAAGGCTCACAAATGCAGCATACAAAGAGATGGTGGGTCAACCTGAATGTTGCTGGCTGGACTACATGGTTGGGAATGCATGCAAGAGAATTGGTGGGGAAGTGATACTTGAGTTCTTGGATTCATCTTGCAGTGTGCCAATGTCATCTGATGGGTTCAATTGTTGGGTGAAGATAGAATGGGGAGCTGCACAAGGGAAAAAGAATTCAGTCAAAGCTTTCTGCAATGCTGTGAAGTTAGCTTGCCAGTCCAAAGATTATGTCTTTGAGTGGAGGTTCCATACCACAGATGATGATGCTCCTGAATCAGCTGCTTCCAATATTTAA